The Clostridium sp. AWRP genome has a window encoding:
- the atpA gene encoding F0F1 ATP synthase subunit alpha, giving the protein MNIKPEEITSIIKDEIQKYEKKIETVDSGTIIQIGDGIAIVYGLNQCMANELLEFPNDVYGMALNLEQDNVGCVLLGSQKGIKEGDTVKRTGRVVEVPVGEAIIGRVVNSLGQPIDGKGSIKTSETRPVDLVAPGVITRQSVKQPLQTGLKAIDSMIPIGKGQRELIIGDRQTGKTAIAMDTIINQKGKDVICIYVAIGQKQSTVAHIVNDLTEAGAMDYSIIVSASASESAPLQYIAPYAGCSMGEYFMNKGKDVLIVYDDLSKHAVAYREMSLLLRRPPGREAYPGDVFYLHSRLLERAAKLSDKLGGGSLTALPIIETMAGDVTAYIPTNVISITDGQIFLESELFYAGQRPAINAGISVSRVGGNAQIKAMKQVAGTLRLDLAQYRELASFAQFGSDLDKESMRRLEKGKRLTEILKQPQYKPMPVENQVMILFAAGREYIMDVPVEKVVEFEGEFLDYMSTHHKEIGDEIRDKKIISDELSDKLGNAIEEFKKIFLAEV; this is encoded by the coding sequence ATGAACATAAAACCTGAAGAAATAACTTCAATTATAAAAGATGAAATACAGAAATATGAAAAAAAAATAGAAACAGTTGATTCAGGTACAATAATTCAAATCGGTGATGGTATTGCTATAGTTTATGGCCTTAATCAATGTATGGCAAATGAACTCTTAGAGTTTCCAAATGATGTTTATGGTATGGCTTTAAACCTTGAACAGGATAATGTAGGTTGTGTTCTTTTGGGTTCCCAGAAGGGAATAAAAGAAGGAGATACAGTTAAAAGAACAGGTAGAGTTGTAGAAGTACCAGTAGGTGAAGCTATTATTGGAAGAGTTGTAAATTCACTTGGACAGCCTATTGATGGAAAAGGTTCTATAAAGACATCAGAAACTAGGCCTGTAGATCTTGTAGCTCCAGGAGTTATAACAAGACAGTCAGTTAAACAACCACTGCAAACCGGGTTAAAGGCTATAGATTCAATGATACCAATTGGAAAAGGACAAAGGGAATTAATAATAGGAGACAGGCAAACAGGTAAGACTGCAATTGCCATGGATACTATAATAAATCAAAAAGGAAAAGATGTGATATGCATATATGTAGCTATAGGTCAGAAACAGTCTACCGTAGCTCATATAGTAAATGACTTGACAGAAGCAGGTGCTATGGACTATAGCATAATAGTATCTGCATCAGCATCTGAGTCAGCACCACTTCAGTATATTGCTCCTTATGCAGGATGTTCCATGGGTGAATATTTTATGAATAAGGGAAAAGATGTACTTATAGTGTATGATGACTTATCTAAGCATGCGGTTGCTTATAGAGAAATGTCATTATTACTCCGTAGACCACCAGGAAGAGAAGCATATCCTGGAGATGTATTCTATTTGCATTCAAGATTACTTGAAAGAGCAGCAAAACTTTCTGATAAGTTAGGTGGAGGCTCACTTACAGCACTCCCTATAATAGAAACTATGGCAGGAGATGTTACTGCATATATACCAACAAATGTTATTTCTATAACAGATGGTCAGATATTCCTTGAATCAGAACTTTTCTATGCAGGACAAAGACCAGCTATAAATGCAGGTATATCCGTATCCAGAGTTGGTGGCAATGCACAAATTAAAGCAATGAAGCAGGTAGCAGGTACCCTTAGATTGGATTTAGCACAATATAGAGAACTTGCATCGTTTGCTCAATTTGGCTCAGACCTTGATAAAGAGTCTATGAGAAGGCTTGAAAAAGGTAAGAGGTTAACAGAAATATTAAAACAACCTCAATACAAACCAATGCCTGTAGAAAATCAGGTAATGATACTGTTTGCAGCTGGTAGAGAGTATATAATGGATGTACCGGTTGAAAAAGTTGTAGAATTTGAAGGAGAATTCCTTGATTATATGAGTACTCATCATAAGGAAATAGGTGATGAAATAAGAGATAAAAAAATTATATCCGATGAATTAAGTGATAAACTTGGAAATGCTATAGAGGAATTCAAAAAAATATTTTTAGCAGAGGTATAG
- the atpG gene encoding ATP synthase F1 subunit gamma has product MAGAGLVTIKRRIRSITSTQKITNAMGLIATSKLRKVRKKLEANNKYCELFSSLMNEFVLGAEGRNIYIHGNKSNKKLYIALNSDTGLCGGFNGSVVNEADAAMSKDKENCLLISVGQKGGTYFKRLKYSTEAEYVDISDVPTINEADTIVYKALDLYRSGEVGEVNIVYTKFISTVRQRVVVEKLLPLEAEKKEKANYLVKFEPSIDEMMDEVVLLHLKQKVLNCMINSKVSEQASRMTAMDGATKNANDLLDKLNLKYNRERQSAITQEITEIVGGAEALK; this is encoded by the coding sequence ATGGCAGGGGCAGGACTTGTTACAATAAAAAGAAGAATTAGATCAATAACCAGTACTCAAAAAATAACAAATGCCATGGGACTCATTGCCACCTCTAAACTTAGAAAAGTTAGAAAAAAGCTTGAGGCAAATAATAAGTATTGTGAACTATTTAGTTCACTTATGAATGAATTTGTTTTAGGAGCAGAGGGAAGAAACATTTATATACATGGTAATAAAAGCAATAAGAAACTCTACATAGCTTTAAATTCAGATACAGGATTATGCGGAGGCTTTAATGGCAGTGTAGTAAATGAAGCAGATGCTGCAATGTCAAAAGATAAAGAAAATTGCCTTTTGATATCTGTGGGACAAAAAGGAGGAACATATTTTAAAAGGCTTAAGTATAGTACAGAAGCAGAATACGTAGATATTTCAGATGTTCCTACTATAAATGAAGCAGATACCATAGTATATAAGGCTCTAGACCTTTATAGAAGTGGCGAGGTTGGAGAAGTTAATATAGTATATACTAAGTTTATTTCAACAGTTAGACAAAGAGTAGTTGTTGAAAAATTACTTCCATTGGAAGCTGAGAAAAAAGAAAAAGCAAATTATCTTGTTAAATTTGAACCATCAATAGATGAAATGATGGATGAAGTGGTACTTTTACATTTAAAGCAAAAAGTACTTAACTGTATGATAAATTCAAAAGTAAGTGAACAGGCTTCCAGAATGACAGCAATGGATGGGGCGACTAAAAACGCAAATGATTTACTGGATAAATTGAATCTTAAATACAATAGAGAGAGACAATCTGCTATTACACAGGAAATAACTGAAATAGTTGGAGGAGCAGAAGCTCTTAAGTAA
- the atpD gene encoding F0F1 ATP synthase subunit beta encodes MPNIGKVVQVIGPVVDIKFDTENLPNIYNAIDIKSGDKKIITEVAQHLGDDVVRTISMESTDGLVRGMDAVDTGAPISVPVGEPVLGRLFNMLGQPIDENGEVKAEQYYPIHRPAPSFEDQSVKPEMFETGIKVIDLLAPYQRGGKIGLFGGAGVGKTVLIQELINNIAKEHGGLSVFTGVGERTREGNDLYYEMQESGVIKKTALVFGQMNEPPGARMRVALTGLTMAEYFRDKGQDVLLFIDNIFRFTQAGSEVSALLGRIPSAVGYQPTLATEMGALQERITSTKQGSITSVQAVYVPADDLTDPAPATTFTHLDATTVLSRSISEIGIYPAVDPLASTSRILDPRIVGEDHYKVASDVKHILERYSELQDIIAILGVDELSEDDRLVVIRARRIQRFLSQPFSVAEQFTGYQGKYVQIKDTIRGFKEILEGKYDDLPETAFLFKGSIDEVVEAAKNMGKN; translated from the coding sequence ATGCCAAATATAGGCAAAGTTGTTCAGGTTATAGGACCTGTAGTAGATATAAAGTTTGATACAGAAAACCTTCCTAATATATATAATGCCATAGATATAAAATCAGGTGATAAAAAAATTATTACAGAAGTTGCACAACATTTGGGCGATGATGTAGTAAGAACTATATCCATGGAGAGTACAGATGGATTAGTGAGAGGTATGGATGCAGTAGATACAGGAGCTCCTATATCTGTACCTGTAGGTGAGCCAGTTTTAGGAAGACTTTTTAATATGCTAGGACAGCCAATTGATGAAAATGGAGAAGTAAAGGCAGAACAATACTATCCTATTCATAGACCGGCGCCAAGTTTTGAAGATCAATCTGTTAAGCCTGAAATGTTTGAAACTGGTATTAAAGTTATAGATCTTCTTGCACCATACCAAAGAGGCGGAAAGATAGGACTGTTTGGTGGAGCTGGTGTTGGTAAAACGGTTCTTATACAGGAACTTATAAACAATATAGCAAAGGAACACGGTGGATTATCAGTATTTACGGGTGTTGGAGAAAGAACAAGAGAAGGAAATGACCTGTATTATGAAATGCAGGAATCAGGAGTTATAAAGAAAACTGCTTTGGTATTTGGTCAGATGAATGAGCCACCTGGAGCAAGAATGAGAGTTGCACTTACAGGACTTACTATGGCAGAATATTTTAGAGATAAAGGTCAGGATGTACTTTTATTTATAGATAATATATTCAGATTTACTCAGGCAGGGTCTGAAGTTTCAGCGTTACTTGGTAGAATACCTAGTGCCGTTGGTTACCAGCCAACTCTTGCAACTGAAATGGGTGCTCTTCAAGAAAGAATAACATCCACAAAGCAGGGGTCTATTACATCTGTTCAGGCAGTATATGTTCCAGCAGATGACTTGACTGACCCGGCACCAGCTACAACATTTACACATCTTGATGCAACTACAGTTCTTTCTAGATCTATATCAGAAATTGGTATATATCCTGCTGTTGATCCACTGGCATCCACTTCAAGAATATTGGATCCAAGGATTGTAGGAGAGGATCATTATAAAGTAGCGTCAGATGTTAAACATATACTTGAAAGATACAGTGAACTTCAAGATATTATAGCAATACTTGGTGTAGATGAGCTTTCAGAAGATGATAGATTAGTAGTTATTAGAGCTAGAAGAATTCAAAGATTTTTATCACAACCATTTTCTGTTGCAGAACAATTTACAGGATATCAGGGTAAATATGTTCAAATAAAGGATACTATAAGAGGTTTTAAAGAAATTCTTGAAGGTAAATATGATGATTTGCCAGAAACTGCTTTCTTATTTAAAGGAAGTATAGATGAAGTGGTTGAAGCAGCTAAAAATATGGGAAAAAATTAA
- a CDS encoding F0F1 ATP synthase subunit epsilon, translated as MSEVLKLTILTPDREFYEGEVVEVITESIQGDIAILPDHMPLVTTLKPADTEIVQKDGKKLKAFTSTGVLEVINNELKILCDSCEWPDEIDIERAKAARERAEKRLANQKDGVDVKRAEMALARALARINLK; from the coding sequence ATGTCAGAAGTTTTAAAATTAACTATCCTTACTCCCGATAGAGAATTCTATGAAGGAGAAGTAGTAGAAGTAATAACGGAAAGTATTCAAGGCGACATAGCAATTCTTCCAGACCATATGCCTTTAGTTACCACTTTAAAACCTGCAGATACCGAAATCGTTCAAAAAGATGGCAAAAAATTAAAGGCATTTACATCAACCGGAGTACTGGAAGTAATAAATAATGAGCTAAAGATTTTATGTGATTCTTGTGAATGGCCAGATGAAATAGACATAGAGAGAGCAAAAGCTGCTAGAGAGAGAGCTGAAAAAAGATTAGCTAATCAGAAAGATGGAGTCGATGTAAAAAGAGCAGAAATGGCATTGGCTAGGGCACTGGCTAGAATTAATCTGAAATAA
- the murA gene encoding UDP-N-acetylglucosamine 1-carboxyvinyltransferase gives MSKIVVKGGNKLHGEVNISTAKNSVLPIIAACILSGDKCVIEKVPMLEDVFVISDILRSISADINIDKDTNKVIIDSSNIKDCNPCSELVKKMRASFLIMGPMIARFGKFRLCLPGGCNIGTRPIDLHLKGLSALGAEVNVGHGYVEASAKKLIGNKIYLDFPSVGATENIMMASVMAEGETIIENAAEEPEIRDLAKFLNSMGANIIGAGSGTIKILGVKSLKGSTHRPIFDRIESGTFMVAAAITRSKIKINGANEEYLKPIIAKLTEVGVHISSQGSSLIVDGRDELRPVDIKTMPYPGFPTDMQSQMTGLLCTVMGTSIITETIFENRFMHVAEMKRMGANIKIDGRSAIIEGVKKLTGAEVKATDLRAGASLILCGLAAEGETEIADIYHVDRGYVDIEKKLKALGADIERINE, from the coding sequence ATGAGTAAAATAGTAGTTAAGGGAGGAAATAAACTGCATGGAGAAGTAAATATCAGTACTGCTAAAAATTCTGTATTGCCTATTATAGCAGCTTGTATTTTAAGTGGAGATAAATGCGTAATAGAAAAAGTGCCAATGCTTGAAGATGTTTTTGTAATAAGTGACATATTAAGGAGTATATCTGCAGATATAAATATAGACAAAGATACAAATAAAGTCATAATAGATTCATCTAATATAAAAGATTGCAATCCATGCAGCGAATTGGTAAAAAAAATGAGGGCGTCATTTTTAATAATGGGTCCTATGATAGCTAGGTTTGGAAAGTTCAGATTATGTCTCCCAGGGGGATGTAATATTGGAACTAGACCTATAGATCTTCACTTGAAGGGCTTAAGTGCTTTGGGAGCAGAGGTGAATGTAGGCCATGGATATGTAGAAGCAAGTGCTAAGAAGTTGATAGGAAACAAAATATATCTGGATTTCCCTTCAGTGGGGGCTACAGAAAATATAATGATGGCATCGGTAATGGCAGAAGGAGAAACTATAATAGAGAATGCAGCAGAAGAACCCGAAATAAGGGATTTGGCAAAATTTTTAAATAGTATGGGAGCAAATATTATTGGTGCAGGGTCAGGTACTATTAAAATATTAGGAGTAAAAAGCTTAAAGGGAAGTACTCATAGACCAATATTTGATAGGATAGAATCTGGCACTTTTATGGTGGCAGCTGCTATAACTAGAAGTAAGATTAAAATAAATGGTGCTAATGAAGAATACTTAAAACCTATAATCGCCAAGTTAACTGAAGTTGGAGTTCATATAAGCTCACAAGGAAGTAGCTTGATTGTAGATGGAAGAGATGAATTAAGACCTGTAGATATTAAAACTATGCCTTATCCTGGCTTTCCAACTGATATGCAGTCACAGATGACAGGACTTTTATGTACTGTTATGGGTACAAGTATAATAACAGAAACTATTTTTGAAAATAGATTTATGCACGTAGCAGAGATGAAAAGGATGGGAGCAAACATAAAGATAGATGGAAGAAGTGCAATTATAGAAGGTGTAAAAAAACTTACTGGAGCAGAAGTTAAAGCAACAGACTTAAGAGCTGGTGCAAGCCTTATACTTTGCGGGTTGGCAGCAGAAGGTGAAACAGAAATTGCAGATATATATCATGTAGATAGAGGTTATGTAGATATTGAAAAAAAATTAAAAGCACTAGGAGCTGATATTGAGAGAATAAATGAATAA
- the spoIID gene encoding stage II sporulation protein D: MKGDILDFLKKFIILVFMGTLFVIVLSLFMVGMGNQKYDNLPQFLIKSKNIILKKQDTRSEKIKVYITKENTVKEMDLEQYVTGVVAAEMPAEFSEEALKAQAVASRTFAAAHMGMYGGKKYKSNTGADVCDTVKCQVFVNKEDRMKNWPKSDGDKYWSKIVDAVQATSGQVLTYKNKLVMEPYYFAVSAGRTENSEDVFGEAEGYLKSVESPGEESARKYKTSVKMSYIDFINKVNSSYANSGLSLENLPNQVVIKSKNESGSVKEIKLGDITISGTKFRTIMGLNSANFSIDFKDGVYIQCTGYGHGVGMSQWGANYMGKNGKDYKNILSHYYEGTSLKNVNLFKK, encoded by the coding sequence ATGAAGGGTGATATATTAGACTTTTTAAAAAAATTTATTATTTTAGTGTTTATGGGTACATTATTTGTAATTGTACTCTCCTTATTTATGGTGGGAATGGGAAACCAAAAATATGATAACTTACCTCAATTCCTAATAAAGTCAAAAAATATAATACTAAAAAAACAGGACACTAGATCAGAAAAAATAAAGGTGTACATAACTAAAGAAAATACAGTAAAAGAAATGGATTTAGAGCAATATGTAACAGGAGTAGTAGCTGCTGAAATGCCTGCCGAATTTTCAGAAGAAGCGCTTAAAGCACAGGCTGTGGCGTCTAGAACTTTTGCAGCTGCACATATGGGAATGTATGGAGGTAAAAAATACAAGAGCAATACAGGTGCAGATGTATGTGATACAGTTAAGTGCCAGGTGTTTGTTAATAAAGAAGATAGGATGAAAAACTGGCCTAAGAGTGATGGGGATAAATATTGGAGCAAAATTGTAGATGCAGTACAAGCTACTTCAGGACAGGTGCTGACTTACAAAAATAAATTGGTGATGGAACCCTACTATTTTGCAGTAAGTGCAGGAAGAACTGAAAATTCAGAAGACGTATTTGGAGAAGCAGAGGGGTATTTAAAGAGCGTAGAAAGTCCAGGAGAAGAAAGTGCAAGAAAATATAAAACTTCAGTGAAAATGTCATATATAGATTTTATAAATAAGGTAAACTCAAGTTATGCTAATTCAGGGTTATCTTTAGAAAACTTACCCAACCAGGTAGTTATAAAAAGTAAAAATGAAAGTGGTTCTGTAAAAGAAATTAAACTTGGTGATATTACTATATCTGGTACGAAATTTAGAACTATTATGGGATTGAATTCGGCAAATTTTAGTATAGATTTTAAAGATGGTGTGTATATTCAATGCACTGGATATGGACATGGAGTTGGAATGAGCCAGTGGGGAGCTAATTATATGGGCAAAAATGGAAAAGACTATAAAAATATATTATCTCATTATTACGAAGGAACTAGTCTAAAAAATGTAAACTTATTTAAAAAATAA
- a CDS encoding M23 family metallopeptidase — MNKKSFNKAFNFLKKESFYVILFICLCIAVTAAVITARNNKNQSAQLQKSQAVEQKKIKETAKANEKPSSNYNNALQVKKDNKVKSNVSNNEASKGVSNSVSTSFQKPVEGNIARGYSENPVYWDSTATYRPNLGYDIQTPLGKPVFAAMDGKVESVNTATQDGVEVIIDHQNGLKTVYSNLDPSVKVSAGQTIKKGTVIGVVGKSTLRSAYEKYGDHLHFAVLKGKEFVDPGKYIKY, encoded by the coding sequence ATGAACAAAAAATCTTTTAACAAAGCATTCAACTTTTTAAAAAAGGAGAGCTTTTATGTAATACTGTTTATATGTTTATGTATTGCAGTAACAGCGGCAGTAATAACAGCAAGAAATAATAAAAATCAAAGTGCACAGCTTCAAAAAAGTCAGGCTGTAGAGCAGAAAAAAATTAAGGAAACAGCAAAGGCAAATGAAAAGCCTTCTTCCAATTATAACAATGCTCTTCAAGTAAAAAAGGATAATAAGGTAAAATCCAATGTATCTAATAATGAAGCATCGAAGGGAGTATCTAACTCAGTAAGCACTTCCTTTCAAAAGCCAGTAGAGGGTAATATTGCAAGAGGTTATTCAGAGAATCCAGTATATTGGGATTCTACAGCAACGTATAGACCAAACTTAGGATATGATATACAAACTCCACTTGGCAAACCCGTGTTTGCAGCTATGGATGGAAAGGTAGAATCAGTAAATACAGCAACACAGGATGGAGTAGAAGTCATTATAGATCATCAAAATGGATTAAAAACAGTTTATTCTAACCTAGATCCAAGTGTGAAAGTTAGTGCAGGTCAAACCATAAAAAAAGGAACGGTTATTGGAGTAGTTGGGAAAAGTACATTGAGATCAGCTTATGAAAAATACGGAGATCACTTACACTTTGCTGTTTTGAAGGGAAAAGAATTTGTTGACCCAGGTAAGTATATAAAATACTAA
- the spoIIID gene encoding sporulation transcriptional regulator SpoIIID encodes MKDYIEERVLEVAKYIIGSKATIRKTAKVFGVSKSTIHKDMTERLPKINPQIAQEAKSILDYNKAERHIRGGKATKMKYKAIEG; translated from the coding sequence TTGAAAGATTATATTGAGGAAAGGGTTTTGGAAGTTGCCAAATATATAATAGGATCTAAGGCCACAATAAGGAAAACGGCTAAGGTTTTTGGAGTAAGTAAAAGTACTATACACAAGGATATGACAGAAAGGCTGCCTAAAATAAATCCTCAAATTGCTCAGGAAGCCAAGAGTATATTGGATTATAATAAGGCAGAGCGGCATATAAGAGGTGGTAAGGCTACCAAAATGAAATATAAAGCTATTGAAGGCTAA
- a CDS encoding rod shape-determining protein → MFFSIGTDMGIDLGTATVLVYIKGRGVILKEPSVVAIDKIKNRVLAVGEEAWQMIGRTPGNIVAIRPLKDGVISDYDVTEKMLKYFISKACGKNRISSPRIVVCVPCEATEVEKRAVIDAAKNAGAKKVFLIEEPLAAAIGAGIDITKASGNMVIDIGGGTTDVAVISLGGIVVRSSIKVAGDKFDEAIMKYVRKEHKLMIGERTSEDLKIKIGSAFDRDEEVSMEIRGRDLITGLPKNITVSSAEMRIALKETVNSIADTTRAVLEKTPPELSADIADKGIFMTGGGALLNGLSNLIQKVTNVPVYVAEEPVSCVALGTGKVLEYLDKMEVVFSGDDITLID, encoded by the coding sequence ATGTTTTTTAGTATAGGAACTGATATGGGAATAGATCTAGGTACAGCAACCGTACTTGTTTATATTAAAGGCAGGGGGGTAATTTTAAAGGAACCTTCAGTTGTTGCCATAGATAAGATAAAAAATAGAGTACTAGCTGTAGGAGAAGAAGCATGGCAGATGATAGGTAGAACACCTGGTAATATTGTTGCTATTCGTCCATTAAAAGATGGAGTTATATCTGATTATGATGTAACGGAAAAAATGCTGAAGTATTTTATAAGCAAGGCTTGTGGTAAAAATAGGATATCTTCACCGAGAATAGTTGTTTGCGTTCCATGTGAAGCTACTGAAGTTGAAAAAAGAGCTGTAATTGATGCGGCTAAAAATGCAGGTGCAAAAAAGGTGTTTTTAATTGAAGAACCACTAGCAGCAGCTATAGGAGCTGGCATTGACATAACTAAGGCAAGTGGAAATATGGTAATAGATATAGGTGGAGGAACAACTGATGTAGCAGTAATTTCACTTGGAGGAATAGTTGTAAGATCTTCCATCAAAGTTGCAGGTGATAAGTTCGATGAAGCTATAATGAAATATGTAAGAAAAGAACATAAACTGATGATTGGCGAAAGAACTTCCGAAGATTTAAAAATAAAAATAGGATCTGCTTTTGATAGAGATGAAGAAGTAAGTATGGAAATAAGAGGCCGTGATTTAATTACAGGGCTTCCTAAAAATATAACTGTATCTTCTGCAGAAATGAGAATAGCGTTAAAAGAAACTGTAAATTCTATAGCAGATACAACTCGTGCAGTACTGGAAAAAACGCCGCCAGAATTATCAGCCGATATAGCTGATAAAGGTATTTTTATGACTGGTGGAGGTGCACTTTTAAATGGATTGAGTAATTTAATACAAAAAGTAACTAATGTACCCGTTTATGTTGCAGAAGAACCAGTGTCATGTGTAGCGCTAGGTACAGGCAAAGTACTTGAATATTTAGATAAAATGGAAGTAGTTTTTAGTGGCGATGATATAACGTTAATAGATTAA
- the yyaC gene encoding spore protease YyaC, with protein MNKAKSNYKDPLAYYKLAYFLKNYINNDTIIVCIGTDRYIGDCLGPLVGTLLKCKHFPLPVYGTISDPIHALNIESKLNKINLLHPHKNIIGIDACLGDLETIGDIQVRDFPVHPGKGVGKSLPDVGNSSIIGIVDSNNNEDLFNNTSNNIRLNLVLSMAEVILYSLIHSYYLYYNNIFTDI; from the coding sequence TTGAATAAAGCAAAAAGTAATTATAAAGATCCCTTAGCATATTACAAACTTGCCTATTTTTTAAAAAATTACATTAATAACGATACCATAATTGTATGTATTGGTACCGATAGATATATAGGAGACTGCCTGGGTCCCCTAGTAGGTACACTTTTAAAATGTAAGCATTTTCCTCTACCTGTCTACGGTACAATTTCAGATCCTATACATGCTTTAAACATTGAAAGCAAACTGAATAAAATAAATTTACTTCACCCGCATAAAAACATTATAGGAATAGATGCTTGTTTAGGTGATCTAGAAACTATAGGCGATATCCAAGTAAGAGACTTCCCCGTTCATCCTGGCAAAGGTGTAGGAAAATCTCTCCCGGATGTAGGAAATTCCTCAATAATAGGTATAGTTGACTCAAATAACAATGAAGACTTATTTAATAATACCAGCAATAATATACGTCTTAATTTAGTTTTAAGTATGGCTGAAGTAATACTTTATTCATTAATTCATTCATATTATCTATATTACAACAACATCTTTACTGATATTTAA